One window from the genome of Penaeus monodon isolate SGIC_2016 chromosome 4, NSTDA_Pmon_1, whole genome shotgun sequence encodes:
- the LOC119572382 gene encoding mucin-17-like isoform X3 yields the protein MDGGGDGGGRCGGGGREELIETVLTCEGNISDPELPKKLTHLVHALKHVTHSDSTWFVRKVEPWNSVRVTFSIPREAAVRLHQLAQAGDQALRQLGILSVQVEGDQVCQVISLKVAGPNNESTEIVLRTDGGASDGAGPSSVARSVTTALGSAGLMTGAAQPTEVVAAPPYRSVAPNVVAPVGDSIPLTPRPMPQVRPPFPYASMNHAEKTRQGRELQHQQPSGSAPVSHAVPGVGQRPIYNPPPPYPNHDPTQLRSAGAPVQRPPVPQVNGTQYVVSQASGGGSVSQPGTQVLPSVVQASANQTVTGAFPVSVSQTVNNRAVPAQPGKLGQRTGGNVVKNSPLLVDLLRQPDHQPGVGVSKTKVVIGGSPHGSPAPASPSSRSTTSTPSSDSLPHTPLTNLPLPAVPALSPPPASSTTYSAAITASGLTGVASSNQFSSAYTVRAKDGVHTHQQVYSGGSVITSTVTPHPRLPSSVGGGLQQHPQATGQPPPGPRPHYNAEQRRLSTGTAPNMHTRIPVQTPARSSSMGETKPVSPSPPQLGSGGKESQYLINPNTGLLEPRPSESSDSEPEVRPPSPMVEDVRSNSLGSDEESNMSAPSRKETDQSDSETSRMSVHSVESKKAAVNQDRSKSRDRDSSPGSSRETSVVSSGSSDVAIRLKLKIGKEPITQATFVPNAKKSDRKEIANSSSGSQPGNEPRVPKLHIKFDSNQAVIVNPGDGRRGQEKDGAKEDKSKRRSYRNKSRSSESDSDSGKVRALKVKGSKAIGDESSNALKFMDVKKVKMEMDMEENPLKVKVKEGVEGRLKIPRTLEDNRLSGMKSESSKISKPETKLKTRIKTKQPIRKVGDLNSMGEIASHKILETLPPSITKVAALHTPQPHRNPSSSSSQSSLVSSAAGTSLSTVSSGTSSQPAGELFKAEPEKRGSEIIRKSEIKNDLEKNSADSLINRLRLMNGDVTHGENKLLMGRIRQKTPGAGQQPQQQPQQQQQPQQQQQQQQQQLQPQQQQQQQQQGDGPGGSKLTIKRKGSGETHTLESLKKDLPEGLGSIPTYLNSSVMINKVSHSPEKLPALRHEDPADKGIKKLDIHKHPVCTDLASLKANSDITIHSVTKNETLSINKSSDGESRSPNKNRSEVTKVGKVTHLDVNDRKALKEALKSSQSSSKKNDTHKSSMHDLLRRFNSKDSSTTVPVSSQSESTNSNSGVKVESKVMETPEKVKQEVKCEEKSESNEPHIPSVNSSSSCDTSVKQEPEQTKVLEQAKGPDFPGSVILTKSEVESPDGTPKGEHGSGQGGEDSGIESMDALSEKSPNQSDQSPSRREDKECEAFHEKSDKAPVSKGESVSTCRSNVTPSIAGNSTQEEPNLSAKIEIKSENVEEQEERETTKSENDSATAKCSTQQCESPNDKSDTTECRQTDTNTTAQESCIKSEEQPTKPVQEVTSPKELPVPVADIKNESIESVASGPADDESKGCETNLSSFPDPSTSCSTSLPSGSTPLVPVSSFSSTCSSISPPASLTVSQPSPVKSPQTSLPVSVKTEPVTTDTVPAVSQASSESSVNNSSSPTPPSSVSTLPTQTSSSTADVTPTSSSSSTANLLTLTNTTNTTSTVLSTTFTVPTLSVSTPSTPTSTPTSPTSPTSSSPSSYTPDTPSLTVTSNTTCTTVTSTPVSTFSSTFTPVTTVHSIPSVPDTPKTTSSSTTSILSSSKPSLLALTLTRPQTSSAPSQPSSTQVASPPAVDKVASSPAPNDSCCTISTSSSSSSQPTVTSTTTVAATTTSAKLVTLKPSTSQGQVSTPLNLPPGTTFRLVALPGKSAMAPTTSQVKVVVSPMKGQLSQQVTSGIGSMTVVTVKPVVMATGGAKNSHLLQTLSVSKTEESSPPSLLKAHLTAPTLTTAAQALATSVTNSATTPIVSSTMANGDDTEDLDFVGFSSSPQVKLLQPSELKREILKTEVGETRRAESCKSPEVVSPTGDEPTPMRVHPPLYTYGNRERKKDVESDAEDKEKEDGKSMSECEGSSDLKCSDLSELDKEKEEGVKPKTKEKKFDALSIEIPPTDPTLPDDKRLTRSTRHSARLASPKVSSPGAELSPKVDRRSPASMSSMGKPSPVPVLRPSVSPATRGTKRRRHESESSNASSVNEDTQEPATKSTRRKPPDKIGGEKEECQKAKVTKPKEADGETKSSKDEEDSSGDESLEGGSTKKRNPSAASTSTNEDEDDSRPSSRSSRTSCKASARSRERQSSAESTGTTRDTTPTRRTPRQNNRAPNKEKSPEPAKEKGQVVAAAPKPQTSRDAKDRGVKEAVKEKEGTKEKDGEKREPVKEKDTQQKDKRTPTVNKDVKTIPKDKSPLSKDKEKDKSPVQGAKTRKESDPSEPDASNRRKTRSTATANEDTPNKRRRLSKDK from the exons ATGGATGGGGGTGGTGACGGGGGTGGCAGgtgtggtggtggagggagagaagaactgATTGAGACGGTACTCACCTGTGAGGGGAACATTAGTGACCCGGAACTCCCCAAGAAGCTCACCCACCTTGTGCATGCTCTCAAGCATGTCACCCACAGTG ACTCCACTTGGTTTGTACGTAAGGTTGAGCCATGGAACAGTGTGAGAGTGACTTTTTCCATCCCTCGGGAAGCTGCTGTGCGCCTGCATCAGCTGGCGCAGGCAGGAGACCAAGCATTGCGACAACTGGGTATCCTTTCTGTTCAAGTGGAAGGAGACCAGGTATGCCAG GTGATCTCCTTGAAGGTGGCTGGTCCAAACAATGAGTCCACAGAGATCGTCCTTCGAACAGATGGGGGAGCCAGTGATGGTGCTGGACCATCTAGTGTGGCAAGATCAGTAACTACAGCACTGGGCAGTGCTGGGCTTATGACTGGGGCTGCCCAGCCCACCGAAGTTGTGGCAGCCCCACCATACCGTAGTGTTGCTCCCAATGTTGTTGCGCCTGTTGGGGATAGCATCCCTCTGACACCTCGCCCAATGCCCCAAGTGCGACCTCCTTTCCCTTATGCCAGCATGAATCATGCCGAGAAAACCCGGCAGGGACGCGAGCTGCAACATCAGCAGCCAAGTGGATCAGCACCTGTCAGCCACGCTGTCCCAGGTGTTGGTCAGCGTCCTATATataatccccctcctccttatcccaaCCATGATCCAACACAGTTGCGATCTGCTGGAGCCCCTGTGCAGAGACCACCTGTACCACAGGTAAATGGTACTCAGTATGTTGTAAGTCAAGCCAGTGGTGGTGGCAGTGTTTCACAGCCAGGAACGCAAGTGTTGCCTTCAGTTGTGCAGGCTAGTGCCAACCAGACAGTGACTGGAGCCTTCCCAGTGTCAGTGTCTCAAACTGTAAATAACAGAGCAGTACCTGCACAGCCAGGGAAACTTGGTCAAAGGACAGGTGGAAATGTGGTGAAAAACAGTCCTTTGTTGGTGGATCTTTTGCGACAACCAGACCACCAACCAGGAGTGGGTGTTAGCAAGACTAAGGTAGTGATTGGTGGTTCTCCCCACGGCTCACCTGCACCAGCTTCCCCCTCTTCTCGCTCTACGACTTCAACACCTTCATCTGACTCCCTTCCACATACTCCTCTCACCAACCTACCTCTACCTGCAGTGCCGGCACTCTCTCCACCTCCAGCAAGTTCCACCACATACAGTGCTGCTATCACAGCATCGGGTTTGACTGGTGTGGCCTCATCAAATCAGTTCAGTTCAGCATACACTGTAAGAGCAAAGGATGGAGTGCATACTCATCAGCAGGTATACTCTGGAGGTTCAGTTATAACCAGCACTGTGACTCCCCATCCACGCCTACCAAGTAGTGTGGGAGGGGGATTACAGCAACATCCTCAAGCCACAGGGCAACCTCCTCCTGGCCCAAGACCTCATTACAATGCGGAGCAACGCCGTTTGTCAACAGGCACTGCGCCGAACATGCACACCAGAATTCCTGTGCAAACTCCAGCTCGTTCCAGTAGCATGGGAGAAACAAAGCCTGTGTCTCCCTCTCCACCACAGCTGGGATCAGGAGGAAAGGAAAGTCAGTATTTAATCAATCCCAACACTGGCCTTTTAGAGCCAAGGCCAAGTGAAAGCTCAGATTCGGAACCAGAAGTCCGACCACCTTCCCCGATGGTGGAGGACGTTCGTTCAAACTCACTTGGCTCTGACGAGGAATCTAACATGAGTGCACCATCTAGAAAAGAGACTGATCAGTCTGATTCAGAAACTTCTAGAATGTCAGTGCACAGTGTTGAATCCAAGAAAGCGGCAGTGAACCAGGATAGGTCCAAGTCTCGTGATAGAGATTCCAGTCCAGGATCCTCCAGAGAGACCAGTGTGGTGAGTTCTGGTAGCTCAGATGTAGCTATTCGGCTGAAGTTGAAAATTGGAAAGGAACCAATTACCCAGGCTACTTTTGTCCCCAATGCCAAGAAAAGTGATCGGAAAGAGATCGCTAATTCTAGCTCGGGGTCCCAGCCTGGAAATGAACCAAGGGTGCCGAAGCTTCACATCAAGTTTGACTCGAATCAAGCAGTCATAGTTAATCCtggagacggaaggagaggtcAGGAGAAGGACGGCGCAAAGGAGGATAAAAGCAAGCGGAGGAGCTACAGAAACAAATCCAGAAGTAGTGAATCAGATAGTGATAGTGGGAAGGTGCGAGCCTTGAAGGTGAAGGGTAGCAAAGCTATTGGTGATGAAAGTTCTAATGCGTTGAAATTTATGGACgttaaaaaggttaaaatggaAATGGATATGGAGGAGAATCCactgaaagtgaaagtgaaggaaGGTGTGGAGGGGAGACTGAAAATTCCAAGAACTTTAGAAGACAATCGTTTGTCAGGTATGAAATCAGAGAGCTCTAAGATATCAAAACCAGAAACGAAATTGAAAACACGAATTAAGACCAAACAGCCCATCAGGAAAGTTGGAGACCTAAACAGTATGGGTGAAATAGCTAGTCACAAAATCCTTGAGACCCTGCCTCCAAGCATCACCAAAGTGGCTGCCTTACACACTCCGCAACCACACAgaaacccttcctcctcctcaagtcAGTCGTCATTGGTCTCGTCAGCTGCAGGAACCTCATTATCCACTGTATCAAGTGGGACCTCCTCTCAGCCAGCTGGTGAACTGTTCAAAGCAGAACCGGAAAAGAGAGGTAGTGAGATCATTAGAAAATCTGAGATAAAAAATGACCTGGAAAAGAATAGTGCTGACAGTCTTATTAATCGCCTTCGCCTGATGAATGGAGACGTGACCCATGGAGAGAATAAGCTCCTGATGGGTCGGATTCGACAAAAGACCCCAGGTGCAGGCCAGCAGCCACAGCAGCAGccgcagcaacagcagcaaccgcagcagcagcaacagcagcagcagcaacaactgcaaccgcagcagcagcagcagcagcagcaacaggggGATGGTCCAGGTGGCAGCAAGCTGACAATCAAGAGAAAAGGTTCTGGGGAAACACACACCCTGGAGTCTCTAAAGAAGGATCTTCCTGAAG GACTGGGCAGCATCCCTACGTACCTGAACTCTTCTGTGATGATCAATAAAGTATCTCACTCTCCAGAGAAGTTACCTGCCCTCCGTCATGAAGACCCTGCagataaagggataaaaaagttGGATATTCACAAGCATCCAGTGTGTACGGACTTAGCCAGTTTGAAAGCAAACTCTGATATAACCATCCACAGTGTAACAAAGAACGAAACTCTGAGTATAAATAAGTCGAGTGATGGTGAGAGTAGAAgcccaaacaaaaacagaagtgaAGTGACTAAGGTGGGTAAAGTGACTCATTTAGATGTGAACGACAGAAAAGCTTTGAAGGAGGCACTGAAGAGTTCGCAAAGTTCTAGTAAAAAGAACGACACTCACAAAAGCAGTATGCATGATCTTTTGAGACGCTTTAATTCTAAAGACAGTTCAACTACAGTGCCTGTCTCTTCTCAGTCTGAGAGTACAAACAGCAACAGTGGGGTTAAAGTGGAAAGCAAAGTCATGGAGACCCCAGAAAAGGTGAAGCAGGAGGTGAAATGCGAGGAGAAAAGTGAGAGCAATGAGCCGCACATACCAAGTGTTAATTCTTCTAGCAGCTGTGATACTAGTGTTAAACAAGAGCCTGAGCAAACCAAGGTTCTAGAGCAAGCTAAAGGTCCAGACTTTCCTGGCAGTGTTATATTAACAAAAAGTGAGGTAGAGAGCCCTGATGGCACACCCAAGGGTGAGCACGGTAGTGGACAGGGTGGAGAGGATTCTGGGATTGAGTCAATGGATGCCCTTTCTGAGAAGAGTCCAAATCAGAGTGATCAGAGTCCCAGcaggagagaagacaaagagtgTGAGGCATTTCATGAGAAAAGTGATAAGGCCCCAGTTTCAAAGGGAGAGAGTGTCAGCACTTGTAGATCCAATGTGACACCAAGCATTGCTGGGAACAGCACTCAAGAAGAGCCCAATTTGAGTGCCAAAATTGAAATCAAATCAGAAAATGTtgaagagcaagaggagagagaaacaacaaaatCTGAGAATGATTCTGCCACTGCAAAGTGTAGCACCCAGCAATGTGAATCTCCAAATGACAAGTCTGACACCACGGAATGCAGGCAAACTGATACAAATACAACCGCCCAAGAATCTTGTATAAAAAGTGAAGAACAACCCACAAAACCTGTTCAAGAAGTGACTAGTCCCAAAGAATTGCCTGTTCCAGTTgcagatataaaaaatgaatcaATTGAGTCTGTGGCTTCGGGCCCAGCAGATGATGAGTCTAAGGGATGTGAGACGAACTTGTCATCATTCCCAGACCCTTCCACTTCTTGTAGTACTTCATTGCCATCAGGCTCTACACCACTTGTGCCAGTCTCAAGTTTTTCATCCACATGTTCGTCCATCTCTCCACCTGCTTCACTCACAGTTTCTCAGCCAAGTCCCGTGAAGTCACCCCAAACGTCCTTGCCTGTATCTGTGAAGACAGAGCCTGTGACAACAGACACTGTGCCTGCTGTGTCACAAGCTTCATCAGAGTCATCAGTAAATAATAGTtcatctcccactcctccctcatcTGTATCAACACTTCCAACTCAGACGTCCTCAAGCACTGCTGATGTGACTCCTACATCTAGCAGTTCTTCTACTGCAAATCTCTTGACTCTCACTAATACAACTAATACAACTTCAACTGTGCTGTCCACCACTTTTACTGTTCCCACACTAAGTGTGTCTACACCGTCTACTCCAACTTCTACCCCAACTTCACCTACGTCTCCCACCTCCAGTAGTCCTAGCTCTTACACCCCAGACACTCCTAGTCTTACAGTTACAAGCAATACTACTTGTACTACAGTTACAAGTACACCTGTTTCCACATTCAGTTCTACCTTTACCCCCGTTACTACTGTTCATTCAATTCCGTCAGTGCCTGACACTCCAAAGACAACAAGTTCGAGTACTACATCCATTTTATCGTCATCCAAGCCATCATTACTTGCACTTACTCTAACAAGACCACAGACCTCTAGTGCCCCATCACAGCCTTCATCAACCCAGGTAGCCTCTCCACCAGCAGTTGACAAAGTAGCTTCTTCACCAGCACCTAATGATTCGTGCTGTACTATTTCTACGTCGTCCTCAAGTAGCAGTCAGCCAACCGTGACAAGCACAACTACTGTGGCGGCAACAACGACCAGTGCTAAATTGGTCACACTGAAACCTAGCACAAGCCAGGGACAAGTGAGCACTCCTCTTAATCTTCCCCCGGGGACAACTTTTCGGTTAGTGGCCCTACCAGGTAAGAGTGCCATGGCTCCCACCACCAGTCAAGTCAAAGTAGTGGTTTCACCTATGAAAGGCCAGCTGAGCCAACAGGTGACATCAGGCATTGGCAGTATGACAGTGGTGACAGTGAAGCCAGTGGTAATGGCAACAGGTGGGGCCAAGAACAGCCACCTACTTCAGACCCTTTCAGTTAGCAAGACTGAGGAATctagtcctccctctctcctcaaggCTCACCTAACTGCACCTACCCTTACTACAGCAGCTCAGGCTCTGGCTACCTCAGTCACCAACTCTGCCACCACACCAATTGTCTCCAGTACAATGGCCAATGGAGATGACACAGAGGACCTTGACTTTGTGGGCTTCTCTAGTTCGCCCCAGGTCAAGCTTTTACAGCCGAGCGAGTTGAAAAGGGAGATACTCAAAACAGAGGTTGGAGAAACTCGGAGAGCAGAGTCTTGTAAAAGTCCAGAAGTGGTATCTCCAACAGGGGATGAGCCAACTCCCATGAGAGTACATCCTCCCCTCTACACTTATGgtaacagggagagaaagaaggacgtAGAATCAGATGCtgaggacaaggagaaggaagatgggaagagcATGTCTGAGTGTGAAGGTAGTTCTGACTTGAAGTGCAGTGATTTGTCTGAactggataaagaaaaagaggaaggtgtTAAGcctaaaaccaaagaaaagaaatttgatgCTCTGTCTATTGAGATTCCACCAACGGATCCAACCCTTCCTGATGATAAGCGCTTGACGAGAAGCACAAGACACAGTGCAAGGCTTGCCAGTCCCAAGGTGAGCAGTCCAGGAGCTGAGCTGAGCCCAAAAGTGGATAGAAGAAGCCCAGCGAGCATGTCATCCATGGGTAAGCCAAGTCCTGTTCCAGTTTTGAGACCAAGTGTCAGTCCAGCCACAAGAGGAACCAAAAGACGACGACATGAGTCTGAGAGTAGCAACGCTTCCAGTGTGAATGAGGATACCCAGGAGCCTGCTACTAAATCCACTCGAAGAAAACCACCAGATAAAattggaggggaaaaggaggaatgtcAGAAAGCTAAAGTTACCAAACCAAAGGAAGCTGATGGTGAAACAAAATCTTCAAAAG ATGAGGAGGATAGCTCTGGAGATGAATCTCTAGAAGGAGGGAGCACCAAGAAGAGAAATCCATCTGCAGCCTCCACATCTAccaatgaagatgaagatgattccAG